GCTTCTCTTGTCTGAAGTCAAGGGTAAAGATATAACTGAGCTTATTGCATCTGGAAGAGAGAAATTGGCATCTGTGCCttctggtggtggtggtggtgctgttGCAGTTGCCGCAACagggggtggtggtggtgcagCTGCTGCTCCTGCTGCAGCTGAggcaaagaaagaggaaaaggtggaagagaaagaggaatcaGATGATGTAAGCATTctacaacaaaatttaataacctTGATTAATTAACATAACCTTCTAAATTTACTTGTCGGATTTGGTTTCTTCTTCCCTTCCATCCAAATAAATTTTCCAAACCTCTCAattcata
This genomic stretch from Quercus robur chromosome 4, dhQueRobu3.1, whole genome shotgun sequence harbors:
- the LOC126722860 gene encoding 60S acidic ribosomal protein P2-1-like, whose product is MKVIAAYLLAVLGGNTSPSAENLKDILGSVGAEVDDDKIELLLSEVKGKDITELIASGREKLASVPSGGGGGAVAVAATGGGGGAAAAPAAAEAKKEEKVEEKEESDDDMGFSLFD